The following proteins are co-located in the Desulfomicrobium macestii genome:
- the phnC gene encoding phosphonate ABC transporter ATP-binding protein, whose protein sequence is MIQIKQLTKTFKNTKGLSDINATIESGEMVALIGSSGSGKSTLMRHISGLMCCDPNSGGQIEVLSRIMQRDGKLSKNARKVRAEVGVIFQQFNLVDRLSVMTNVLMGALGRVPTWRAVSNLFPPSERRLGMESLARVGMADKAWQRASTLSGGQQQRVAIARALTQKARVLLADEPIASLDPESSRVVMDILAQIHREDKITVIVSLHQVEYAIRYCPRTIALRHGRVVYDGPSTSLTPSFLQEIYGSQTEELFSPAVDNAMRQQPKNSLNRPAPAPAAA, encoded by the coding sequence ATGATCCAGATCAAGCAGCTGACCAAGACCTTCAAGAACACCAAGGGCCTTAGCGACATCAACGCCACCATCGAGTCCGGCGAAATGGTCGCGCTCATCGGTTCGTCCGGTTCGGGCAAATCAACGCTCATGCGCCACATATCGGGGCTCATGTGCTGTGACCCGAACAGCGGCGGACAGATCGAGGTCCTGAGCCGCATCATGCAGCGCGACGGAAAACTTTCCAAGAATGCCCGCAAGGTCCGCGCCGAAGTGGGCGTCATCTTCCAGCAGTTCAACCTGGTCGACCGCCTGTCGGTGATGACCAACGTGCTCATGGGCGCCCTGGGACGGGTTCCCACCTGGCGGGCCGTGTCCAATCTCTTTCCTCCGTCGGAGCGCCGCCTCGGCATGGAGTCCCTGGCGCGGGTCGGCATGGCCGACAAGGCCTGGCAGCGGGCCTCGACCCTGTCCGGCGGTCAGCAGCAGCGCGTGGCCATCGCCCGCGCCCTGACGCAAAAAGCGCGCGTCCTGCTCGCCGACGAACCCATCGCCTCCCTTGACCCCGAATCGTCGCGGGTGGTCATGGACATTCTGGCGCAGATCCACCGCGAGGACAAAATCACCGTCATCGTCTCTCTGCACCAGGTCGAGTACGCCATCCGCTACTGCCCGCGAACCATTGCCCTGCGCCATGGCCGCGTCGTCTACGACGGTCCGAGCACCTCCCTGACCCCGTCCTTCCTGCAGGAAATCTACGGATCGCAAACCGAGGAGCTTTTTTCCCCCGCCGTGGACAACGCCATGCGCCAGCAGCCGAAAAACAGCCTGAACAGACCCGCCCCGGCGCCTGCCGCGGCATGA
- the phnE gene encoding phosphonate ABC transporter, permease protein PhnE, with protein MTAQNTILVDSRPPRSVQSSLSKLTGWAIVVAILAWSWEGADMRPMALIRDSGNMATLAGDFFPPNFSDWRLYLEEIVVTFHLAVWGTFLAVVCAVPFGILSSENIAPWWVYQPVRRVMDACRAINEVVFAMLFVVSVGLGPFAGVLALWVHTTGVLAKLFSEAVESIDPQPVEGIRSTGATVIEEVIFGVIPQVLPLWISYSLYRFESNVRSATVLGIVGAGGIGVVLWEMIRGFYFAQTCAIMILIIISVTAIDLVSQRLRKLFV; from the coding sequence ATGACCGCTCAGAACACGATTCTCGTCGACTCCCGCCCGCCCCGCAGCGTGCAATCATCCCTGTCAAAGCTTACGGGCTGGGCCATTGTCGTGGCCATCCTCGCCTGGTCCTGGGAAGGCGCGGACATGCGCCCCATGGCCCTGATCAGGGACTCCGGGAACATGGCCACCCTGGCCGGAGACTTTTTCCCGCCGAATTTTTCCGACTGGCGGCTCTACCTGGAAGAAATCGTCGTGACCTTTCACCTTGCGGTCTGGGGCACGTTTCTGGCCGTGGTCTGCGCGGTGCCTTTCGGAATACTCAGTTCCGAAAACATCGCCCCCTGGTGGGTCTACCAGCCCGTGCGCCGCGTCATGGACGCATGCAGGGCCATCAACGAAGTGGTCTTCGCCATGCTCTTCGTGGTCTCCGTGGGCCTTGGACCCTTTGCCGGCGTCCTTGCGCTCTGGGTTCACACCACGGGCGTTCTGGCCAAGCTCTTTTCCGAGGCCGTCGAGTCCATCGACCCCCAGCCCGTGGAAGGCATCCGCTCGACGGGCGCGACCGTGATCGAGGAAGTCATTTTCGGAGTCATCCCGCAAGTGCTCCCGCTGTGGATCTCCTATTCGCTGTATCGCTTCGAATCCAATGTGCGCTCCGCCACGGTGCTCGGCATAGTCGGCGCGGGCGGAATCGGCGTCGTGCTCTGGGAGATGATCCGAGGTTTCTACTTCGCCCAGACCTGCGCCATCATGATCCTTATCATCATCTCCGTGACCGCCATCGACCTCGTTTCACAACGTCTGCGCAAACTCTTTGTCTGA
- a CDS encoding TRAP transporter small permease produces the protein MNRLRSLLLHVENAVNAIMQRAAFVALVVMLVVISMQIVFRVFFQALTWSEEVSRFLLVWITFIGASVAYKHGRHIAVTFLVDALPPALGRLVRAATILASMTFFAVVAYTGMKYMGLQSAQLSASLRISMGLVYAVIPLSSAVMFLYAVGDLLELLSPGEKS, from the coding sequence ATGAACCGCCTGCGGTCCCTTCTGCTGCATGTCGAGAACGCAGTGAACGCGATCATGCAACGAGCGGCCTTCGTGGCCCTCGTTGTCATGCTCGTGGTCATCAGCATGCAGATCGTCTTCCGGGTTTTCTTCCAGGCCCTGACCTGGTCCGAGGAGGTTTCCCGGTTTCTGCTGGTCTGGATCACGTTCATAGGGGCGTCCGTCGCCTACAAGCACGGGCGCCACATCGCCGTGACCTTTCTGGTGGATGCATTGCCCCCGGCCCTTGGCCGACTCGTGCGCGCCGCCACCATTCTGGCCTCCATGACGTTTTTCGCGGTGGTGGCCTACACGGGCATGAAATACATGGGGTTGCAGAGCGCTCAATTGTCCGCGTCCCTGCGTATCTCCATGGGCTTGGTCTATGCCGTGATCCCGCTGTCGTCGGCGGTGATGTTCCTTTACGCGGTGGGGGACCTGCTTGAACTCCTGTCTCCTGGGGAAAAATCCTGA
- a CDS encoding CopG family transcriptional regulator, with product MPETTKRSTIYFDPQLHAALRLKAVHSNRSLSDLVNDAVRVALAEDQEDLAAFEHRLAEPVMSYEELLNDLKAHGKI from the coding sequence ATGCCCGAAACGACAAAGCGATCCACGATTTATTTCGACCCACAGCTGCATGCGGCCCTGCGCCTGAAAGCCGTGCACTCCAACCGCTCGCTTTCCGACCTTGTCAACGATGCTGTCCGGGTTGCACTGGCCGAAGACCAGGAGGACCTGGCGGCCTTCGAACATCGTCTGGCGGAGCCGGTCATGAGTTACGAAGAACTGTTGAACGACCTCAAGGCCCATGGGAAGATATAG
- the phnD gene encoding phosphonate ABC transporter substrate-binding protein, with the protein MFRKLCGLFTLLALFSVQSVSAEMKEINFGIISTEASMNLKTIWNPFLADMEKATGLKINAFFASDYAGIIEGMRFNKVQVAWYGNKSAMEAVDRADGEIFAQTVPADGEAGYYSHLIVHKDSPLNSLEDVLKNAAGLSFGNGDPNSTSGFLVPSYYVFAVNKVDPKKIFKNVVSANHETNALSVANKQVDVATNNSENLARLNVTHPDKRGLIKVVWTSPLIPSDPLVWRKDLPEDTKAKLKNFLMTYGTTGKESEVAVLKALGWAPFKESNDDQLLPIRQLELFKKRVKVEGDTTMSAEEKTKTLAEIDAKLEAIKTRI; encoded by the coding sequence ATGTTTCGCAAATTATGTGGCCTGTTCACTCTTCTGGCGCTTTTCAGCGTCCAGAGCGTTTCCGCGGAAATGAAGGAAATCAACTTCGGCATTATCTCCACCGAAGCGTCCATGAACCTCAAGACCATCTGGAATCCTTTCCTGGCCGACATGGAAAAAGCCACCGGACTCAAGATCAACGCGTTCTTCGCCTCGGACTACGCCGGAATCATCGAGGGCATGCGCTTCAACAAGGTCCAGGTTGCCTGGTACGGAAACAAGAGCGCCATGGAAGCCGTGGATCGCGCCGATGGCGAGATCTTCGCCCAGACCGTTCCCGCGGACGGCGAGGCCGGTTATTATTCGCACCTCATCGTACACAAGGATTCCCCGCTGAACTCCCTGGAAGACGTGCTCAAGAACGCCGCGGGCCTCTCTTTCGGCAACGGCGATCCCAACTCCACTTCCGGATTCCTCGTGCCCAGCTACTACGTGTTCGCCGTGAACAAGGTCGATCCCAAGAAAATCTTCAAGAACGTGGTCAGCGCCAATCACGAAACCAACGCCCTGAGCGTGGCCAACAAGCAGGTTGATGTGGCCACCAACAACAGCGAGAACCTGGCTCGCCTGAACGTGACCCACCCTGACAAGCGCGGCCTGATCAAGGTCGTGTGGACCTCCCCGCTCATCCCCAGCGATCCGCTGGTCTGGCGCAAGGACCTGCCCGAAGACACCAAGGCCAAGCTCAAGAATTTCCTCATGACCTACGGCACCACCGGCAAGGAAAGCGAAGTCGCCGTCCTGAAGGCCCTGGGCTGGGCCCCTTTCAAGGAGTCAAACGACGACCAGCTCCTGCCCATCCGCCAGCTCGAACTCTTCAAGAAGCGCGTCAAGGTTGAAGGCGACACGACCATGTCCGCCGAGGAAAAGACCAAGACCCTCGCTGAAATAGACGCCAAGCTTGAAGCCATCAAAACCAGGATCTAG
- a CDS encoding TRAP transporter substrate-binding protein: protein MTKRFFLAVLMAGILSFGFGGAGSALAEMSPMTIKLAHVVNEKDGFHIAATRFKEIVEDRTGGKVSVELYPNAQLGDERTLLEGMQIGSVDMGIITNGPVANFVEEIAVFELPFLFASPEAAYSVLDGEIGKEILASLGRVQLKGLAFAERGFRNLTNNVRPVTTPKDMEGLKIRVMENPVYIDTFQALGANAVPMAWTEALTAMQQGTIDGQENPINVIHSFKLYEPQKHLSMTRHTYAPAIIVMSLNLWNGLPADVQGIVAAAAQEAAEYEREMNAKMSAEQTQDLRDNGMQIVENPDIPAFQAKVAPVYEKYGTKFGTYLQRIQEQLKK from the coding sequence ATGACGAAACGTTTCTTTCTGGCGGTTCTGATGGCTGGCATTCTGTCTTTCGGATTCGGCGGGGCGGGTTCAGCGCTGGCGGAAATGTCCCCCATGACCATCAAGCTGGCCCATGTGGTCAACGAGAAGGACGGTTTTCACATTGCCGCGACCAGGTTCAAGGAGATCGTCGAGGACCGTACCGGCGGCAAGGTCAGTGTTGAACTCTACCCCAACGCACAGCTCGGCGACGAGCGGACCTTGCTGGAAGGCATGCAGATCGGATCCGTGGACATGGGCATCATCACCAACGGGCCCGTGGCGAATTTCGTCGAGGAGATCGCCGTGTTCGAGCTGCCTTTCCTCTTCGCTTCGCCTGAAGCGGCCTATTCGGTCCTGGACGGCGAGATCGGCAAGGAGATCCTGGCTTCCCTAGGCAGGGTGCAGCTCAAGGGCCTGGCCTTCGCCGAGCGGGGCTTCCGCAACCTGACCAACAACGTCCGTCCCGTGACCACCCCCAAGGACATGGAAGGCCTGAAGATCCGCGTCATGGAAAACCCCGTGTACATCGACACCTTTCAGGCCCTTGGCGCCAACGCCGTGCCCATGGCCTGGACCGAGGCCCTGACGGCCATGCAGCAGGGCACCATCGACGGTCAGGAAAATCCCATCAACGTCATCCATTCCTTCAAGCTCTACGAGCCCCAGAAGCACCTCTCCATGACCCGGCATACCTATGCTCCGGCCATCATCGTCATGTCTCTCAACCTGTGGAACGGTCTGCCGGCCGACGTGCAGGGCATTGTCGCCGCCGCCGCCCAGGAGGCTGCCGAATACGAGCGCGAGATGAACGCCAAGATGAGCGCAGAGCAGACCCAGGACCTGCGGGACAACGGCATGCAGATCGTCGAGAACCCGGACATCCCTGCCTTCCAGGCCAAGGTCGCCCCGGTCTACGAGAAATACGGCACCAAGTTCGGGACATACCTGCAGCGCATCCAGGAGCAGCTCAAGAAATGA
- a CDS encoding DUF1045 domain-containing protein, whose product MSEARYAIYFAPEANSALERIGSEILGRHAGAKAELAQPRLPGIAPERFRELTAAPRHYGLHATLKPPFFLAEHDDETPLLENVEHIAARMRAFDLPGLELAGLGSFLALTLTAPCPELEDLARICVTVPDPLRRPAGPEELARRRAKGLTPNQERLLGLWGYPYVLEEMRFHLTLTGSIHDPEERERLRAGLAPLLAPVLRKPVPVRDICVFRQTCREEPFGIFRRFPLQLQG is encoded by the coding sequence GTGTCTGAAGCCCGCTACGCCATATATTTTGCCCCCGAAGCGAACAGCGCGCTGGAAAGGATCGGCTCCGAAATACTCGGTCGCCACGCAGGCGCAAAAGCGGAACTCGCGCAGCCGCGCCTGCCGGGCATCGCGCCCGAAAGATTCCGGGAACTGACCGCAGCCCCAAGGCACTACGGGCTGCATGCTACGCTGAAGCCACCCTTCTTTCTGGCCGAGCACGATGATGAAACCCCATTGCTGGAAAACGTGGAGCACATCGCCGCGCGAATGCGGGCGTTCGACCTGCCGGGGCTTGAGCTTGCCGGCCTTGGCTCATTTCTCGCCCTGACCCTGACCGCGCCATGCCCGGAACTGGAAGATCTGGCCCGCATCTGCGTCACGGTCCCCGACCCCTTGCGCCGCCCTGCCGGCCCCGAGGAACTGGCCCGTCGCCGGGCCAAGGGCCTGACCCCGAACCAGGAGCGCCTGCTGGGTCTCTGGGGATACCCCTACGTACTGGAAGAAATGCGCTTCCACCTGACCCTGACCGGCAGCATCCACGACCCCGAAGAACGGGAACGTCTGCGCGCCGGACTCGCCCCCCTGCTCGCCCCCGTACTCCGCAAGCCCGTTCCGGTGCGGGACATCTGCGTGTTCCGCCAGACGTGCCGGGAAGAACCCTTTGGCATTTTCCGACGGTTTCCGCTCCAGTTGCAGGGCTGA
- a CDS encoding alpha-D-ribose 1-methylphosphonate 5-triphosphate diphosphatase: MHLLCCTNARLVMPDGVVHGSLTAENGRIRDVDAPTSIPGALDFKGDYLLPGLVEIHTDNIEKHFLPRSGVRWPTSLSAILAHDTHMVGAGITTVLDAVSAGEFSAKRMRREIFTATLEALAQAMDNDLLRAEHLLHIRCELADRAVVEMFTSVMDHKLLHLVSIMDHTPGQRQWSDLEKYRSFHADKKWTDEELLAEIERLRAVQKSHAEPNRAIILNLCAERNLPLASHDDTTAGHVEETARLGMGIAEFPTTREAASRARELGLATVLGAPNIVRGESHSGNVSALDLAAEGLVDILSSDYMPASLLQAPFVMAQRLGMPLHEALATVTANPARALGLTDRGELLPGRRADFTRVRMVDDVPVIVAVWREGRQVI, from the coding sequence ATGCACCTCCTTTGCTGCACCAATGCCCGTCTGGTCATGCCGGACGGTGTCGTCCACGGATCACTCACCGCCGAAAACGGACGCATCAGGGATGTCGATGCGCCGACATCCATCCCCGGGGCGCTGGATTTCAAGGGCGACTACCTCCTGCCCGGTCTGGTCGAGATCCACACCGACAACATCGAAAAACATTTCCTGCCCCGCTCCGGTGTGCGCTGGCCGACCAGCCTCTCCGCCATCCTGGCCCATGACACGCACATGGTCGGGGCCGGGATCACAACTGTCCTCGATGCGGTCAGCGCGGGCGAATTCAGCGCCAAGCGCATGCGCCGCGAAATCTTCACCGCCACCCTTGAAGCACTGGCCCAGGCCATGGACAACGATCTGCTGCGCGCCGAGCATCTGCTGCACATCCGCTGTGAACTGGCCGACCGGGCCGTGGTGGAGATGTTCACGTCAGTCATGGACCACAAGCTCCTGCACCTGGTGTCCATCATGGATCACACCCCGGGCCAGCGGCAATGGAGCGACCTGGAGAAGTACCGGTCCTTTCACGCCGACAAAAAATGGACCGACGAGGAGCTTCTGGCAGAGATCGAGCGCCTGCGCGCCGTGCAGAAAAGCCACGCCGAGCCCAACCGGGCCATCATTTTGAACCTCTGCGCGGAGCGGAACCTGCCATTGGCCAGCCACGACGACACCACGGCCGGACACGTCGAGGAGACGGCGCGACTGGGCATGGGCATCGCCGAATTTCCCACCACCCGCGAAGCCGCGTCCAGGGCGCGCGAACTGGGCCTCGCCACTGTCCTTGGCGCTCCCAACATAGTGCGCGGCGAATCGCATTCGGGCAACGTTTCGGCCCTGGACCTTGCCGCCGAGGGCCTGGTGGACATCCTCTCCTCCGACTACATGCCCGCCAGCCTGCTGCAGGCGCCATTCGTCATGGCGCAGCGGCTGGGCATGCCCCTGCACGAGGCCCTGGCCACCGTCACCGCCAATCCGGCCCGGGCCCTGGGGCTCACCGACCGGGGCGAACTGCTCCCCGGCAGGCGCGCGGACTTCACGCGTGTGCGCATGGTGGACGACGTGCCCGTGATTGTTGCAGTGTGGCGGGAAGGCAGGCAAGTGATTTAG